A genomic window from Silene latifolia isolate original U9 population chromosome Y, ASM4854445v1, whole genome shotgun sequence includes:
- the LOC141628113 gene encoding uncharacterized protein LOC141628113 — MKGVKRIGVKGKLSPKYIGPYDVVKRICVVAYKFDLPPSLGKVHNVFHVSQLRKYISDPSHVLRNEIPELEPSLSFEERPICILDKKDRKLRSKVVPLVKVLCKCGNEEEETWELEASMRTKYPSLFS, encoded by the coding sequence ATGAAAGGTGTAAAAAGAATTGGAGtaaaagggaagttgagtccaaagtacattggaccCTATGATGTTGTGAAGAGAATTTGTGTCGTGGCTTACAAATTtgatttgcccccgagtttgggtaaagttcataaTGTTTTCCATGTGTCTCAACTTAGAAAGTACATTAGCGATCCAAGTCATGTGTTGCGAAATgaaattcccgagcttgagcctagtctatCTTTTGAAGAGAGACCAATTTGCATTTTGGACAAGAAGGATAGGAAGTTGAGGAGTAAGGTTGTACCCTTGGTGAAAGTTTTGTGTAAGTGTGGCAATGAGGAAGAGGAGACTTGGGAGCTGGAAGCTTCTATGCGTACCAAGTATCCGAGTTTGTTTTCTTGA
- the LOC141628112 gene encoding uncharacterized protein LOC141628112 has translation MRIVAYASRQLKVNEMNYPTHDLELAAVVHALKMWRHFVIGVHCFIYTDHNSLRLSIQFVESGFDYLGAIVAEPIIHREICDNLVDDATFKGFQAKLLEGKAKNYEIDASGYIPYKGCIYVPDAKDLRKRVLDDAYLSPYSIHPGGDKMYKDLKFQFWWPNMKNYIVTYVGR, from the exons atgagaattGTTGCCTATGCTTCACGACAATTGAAAGTTAATGAGATGAACTATCCTACTCACGACCTTGAGTTAGCCGCCGTcgttcatgctttgaagatgtggagacattTCGTCATTGGAGTTCATTGCTTTATCTACACTGATCATAATAGTTTAAG ATTAAGCATACAATTTGTGGAAAGTGGTTTTGATTACCTTGGTGCTATAGTTGCCGAGCCCATTATTCACCGTGAGATTTGTGATAATCTAGTGGATGATGCTACTTTCAAAGgatttcaagccaagcttcttgaaggaaAAGCTAAGAATTATGAGATTGATGCTAGTGGATATATTCCTTATAAAGGCTGCATTTATGTCCCGGATGCCAAAGATTTGAGAAAGAGAGTTCTTGATGATGCTTatctatccccttattcgattcaTCCTGGAGGTGACAAGATGTACAAGGATTTGAAATTTcaattttggtggcctaacatgaagaattaCATTGTGACTTATGTTGGAAGGTGA